In Zingiber officinale cultivar Zhangliang chromosome 9B, Zo_v1.1, whole genome shotgun sequence, the genomic window GTCTCCCTTTTAATTTCtgcctttttattttatttgagtaAAAAGATGAAAGATAAAAGATGAAAGGAGAAGACGTGAAGCGTAAATAGTTACGGAAATCGCATGAGTTTACTTGATAGacgcgaggaagaagaagaagaaaaaggaagagaaaaggaaaagcgAGAGAGAGACAGAGCAGAGAGCAGAGAGCTGGAGAGGAACCCTTCTCGTtcgaccttctcttcctcttcttctaaatctAACGTCGTCCAGACCGATCTCCGCATCGCTTCCGCATCTGATACCCTCCGTCTCGGATTGGTAAGCCGCTTCCTCTCTCATTCTGGCTGCAACTCCCCCGATTCATTGATTCTAATGCAAGGGGATTTCCCGCGATCCGATTGCTATCGGTTTCGTATTATTTCGCGCCTTTTCGTCGTGGCTTTCTTGCCGGATCTGTAGTGGACGGCAGGGCAATGGTTCCTCGCCGATCGATTGACGTGGTCATGACTTGTTGACcaagttttagttttgtttcttgatTGGTAGCTCGAGATTGGATCTGATCCTCATTGATGTTTTCCGGTTTGAATTCCTGATTAAATTCCGGATTTTGATTCGAGGGTGATGTCGATGATGACGACGACGGTCCGAGTGGTGCTTAATTTGCAGGAAAGCGGATGGGCATGGATCAGGGGAAGCTCTTCATCGGCGGAATCTCGTGGGACACCAATGAGGATGGTCTCCGGGAGCACTTCGGCCAGTTCGGGGAGGTGGTGGAGGCCGTCATCATGAAGGATCGGAACACGGGCCGTGCCCGCGGCTTCGGTTTCGTCGTGTTCACTGACCCTGCCGTTGCCGAAAGAGTCGTGATGGAAAAACACACAATTGATGGTCGAGTGGTAAGAAGATTCTTTTCCACTGATTTAATGCGATTTTACATTATTGTCATAGTCCCTTCAGCTCAAGCGGCGGTTCTTGGTTAATCCCTTAGGTGGATGTCAAGAAAGCTGTTCCTAGGGACGACCAACAAGTTCTTAATAGAAGCAGCAACAGCATCCATGGTTCTCTTAGCCCTGGTCGCACAAAGAAGATATTTGTGGGGGGCTTGCCATCTACCATAACAGAAAATGACTTTAAGAAGTATTTTGATCAATTTGGGACGATCACAGATGTTGTGGTGATGTACGATCACAATACACAGCGGCCTAGGGGATTTGGCTTCATCACCTATGATACTGAGGAAGCTGTGGATAAGGTATTGTTCAACACTTTCCATGATCTGAATGGTAAGAAGGTAGAGGTCAAGAGGGCTGTGCCTAAAGAGCTTTCGCCCGGACCCAGCACACGATTGCAGACTGTTGGATTTAACTACGGTGTGAATCGaggaaataattttcttagtggGCATGCACAGGGGTATAATCCAAGCTCAATAAGTGACTATGGTATGAGGATGGATAGCAGATTGGGAGCACTATCCACTGGGAGGAATGGGCTCCCTTCACTTGGTCCTGGTTTTGGAATGGGACTCGATTACAATCGAACTTTGAACTCAGGAATTGTAGGGAATACAGATGTAGGTAACATTCTTAATTATGGACGGGTGGCTTTGAACTCCTTTTACGGTGGTGGGAATTCAAGTAGGTATGACAGTCCCATTCCATATAGTGGTTTGAACCGAAATACTAGCACATTTCGTAGTTCAATGGCTCAAACTTTATTGGGAAACACAGGCCTCAACTATTCTGTAAATTCTTCAACTGCAAGTGCCTCCATGACCTCTGGGAGTGGGGGCCTTGGTAGCTTTAGCAACAGTAGCTTGAACTGGGGTGGTTCTGTTCCTAACTCATTGCAATTTGGGGGGAGCCGCTCAGGCTATGGCAGTAGCAATGTGAGTTATATTGGTACTGATAATATTGCATTGGGTGGCAACAGTTTTGAAAGAAGAGTCTCTCCTCCGGTGGCCAACACTAATCTTACCTCTTTGAACTCTGGATATGAAGTAAGCTTTGAAGATTTATATGGTGGAAATTTGGTTTATGGGGACCCTACTTGGCGACCTTCATTGTCAGATGTCGATGATACTGGTTCATTCAGTTATAGGCTTGGCAATTCGGATGCTGATTCAGGCAAAGAATTTGTAGATTATATAGGTGGTTATGATGTTAACAATAGACAAACAGATTGAGGTATCTCACCCTTCTAACTTTTGGGTAATTAAATTTGCTTTCCTTGTTATGTAAGAGAAGCATCACCAACATCATGTGGCATTATCCTAACGATTTAGGTCGGCTACTTAATCTTATTCTTCCATTGAGTTATATGCAAGCAATATTACTAGTaaattttaggttaattaaatcaattttatcTCTCTCTATCATGTACACCTTCCACTTTAATAGATTCTAACTCTTTTGACTATAGAATCTATTGTTATGTGAAAGAAGTATATGATTTCTTTTTAGATCTAGTAAATAGCTGGTACTAGATACATGCTGGTATACTTCTTATTTGAAACATATTCATTAAGTATATATATTGCTGTCTTTGTTTTAGCTTTAGATtttatactaaagatttttatcaTCTCAACCTATGCCATTGGTGATATCTAAGTATCTTTTAATTGTTTTGGCAAGTGATTATGTAAGCCAAGTTTCAGAATGCTTCCAT contains:
- the LOC122023983 gene encoding heterogeneous nuclear ribonucleoprotein 1-like is translated as MGMDQGKLFIGGISWDTNEDGLREHFGQFGEVVEAVIMKDRNTGRARGFGFVVFTDPAVAERVVMEKHTIDGRVVDVKKAVPRDDQQVLNRSSNSIHGSLSPGRTKKIFVGGLPSTITENDFKKYFDQFGTITDVVVMYDHNTQRPRGFGFITYDTEEAVDKVLFNTFHDLNGKKVEVKRAVPKELSPGPSTRLQTVGFNYGVNRGNNFLSGHAQGYNPSSISDYGMRMDSRLGALSTGRNGLPSLGPGFGMGLDYNRTLNSGIVGNTDVGNILNYGRVALNSFYGGGNSSRYDSPIPYSGLNRNTSTFRSSMAQTLLGNTGLNYSVNSSTASASMTSGSGGLGSFSNSSLNWGGSVPNSLQFGGSRSGYGSSNVSYIGTDNIALGGNSFERRVSPPVANTNLTSLNSGYEVSFEDLYGGNLVYGDPTWRPSLSDVDDTGSFSYRLGNSDADSGKEFVDYIGGYDVNNRQTD